The genomic interval ATTTTGAAATTACCACTCTCCGAATAGATGTTGTCACCGATGGACGGCACGCAGAGGTGGAGTTCACCACTGACTGGCACAAGGATGCTGAGAGGAGGGATCTCACTGTCAACTCCATGTTTTTAGgtaaatttgaaaaataattatggAGATGAAACAGTGAAGTTTGAGTTTTGCCAGTGAATTCTGTCCCTGTGTCAAAGGTCTTTAGAAATATGTGAGATGATCTGACAGACCAGTTCAAATCACACAACTTCTCCAGATTTCCAAATGAGAGTGTTTCATTGTGTTGGCCACATTTGTAAATTCatattcttctattttttctttttttttctaggttTGGATGGGACACTGTATGATTTCTTTAATGGCTATGAAGActtgaaaagcaagaaaatcagATTTGTGGGAAAGGCAGCTGAGAGAATCCAAGAAGATTATTTACGAATCCTGAGATACTTCAGGTAACAGTTGTGCCTTTCCTTGATAAATGAACTGTAGAAGGCTTCAGAAACATGCAAAAAGATACCAGTGATGTAAAAAGAGTTGTAGTTGTCATATTTCCTTGCCAACCTAAATGATATTATGATTGTAAGTGGAGCAGTTGTTCTAATCTAACGTCCAGGGGTTTTATTTGGCAGATTTTATGGAAGAATCGCAGAGAAACCTGGAGATCATGAACCTAATACACTGCAAGCCATTAGAGAAAATGCCAAAGGCTTGGCTGGAATATCAGGAGAAAGGATTTGGGTggaactgaaaaaaattcttcttggAAACCATGTCAATCATTTGGTTCAGCTTATGTATGAGCTGGATATTGCCCAGTACATAGGTAAAGTGAAATGAAGATTGATTTCCTATTCCTATGTCTTAGACAGAATTTTGTGGCAAAGTGAGAGCAAACTTGGAGTTACACAGaaattagattttatttttttcctgtgttaacATCCACATTTCTTATTAGCActtgtttgcattttctgtgggtttttagGACTACCACTTGATGGGAATTTAGAGGAATTTGCCAGAGTCACTAAAAACATCCAAAATCTGTCTCCAAAACCCATGACTGCCCTGACGTCCTTGTTCAAGGGGAAGGATGATGTCACAAACCTGGACCTGAGGCTGAAAAtctccaaggaagaaaaaaaccttggcCTTTTCTTGGTGAAGCACAGGCAGGAGTTAACCAAAGCACCAGGGCCAGAACCACTTAGACCATACCAGGACTTCCTAATGGATGTAAGTGTAGTT from Aphelocoma coerulescens isolate FSJ_1873_10779 chromosome 12, UR_Acoe_1.0, whole genome shotgun sequence carries:
- the TRNT1 gene encoding CCA tRNA nucleotidyltransferase 1, mitochondrial isoform X2, with protein sequence MRLQAPQFQALFTPGLRSVAELFEKKNYELRIAGGAVRDLLSGVTPQDIDFATTATPAEMKEMFTAAGVRLINNKGEKHGTITARLHEQNFEITTLRIDVVTDGRHAEVEFTTDWHKDAERRDLTVNSMFLGLDGTLYDFFNGYEDLKSKKIRFVGKAAERIQEDYLRILRYFRFYGRIAEKPGDHEPNTLQAIRENAKGLAGISGERIWVELKKILLGNHVNHLVQLMYELDIAQYIGLPLDGNLEEFARVTKNIQNLSPKPMTALTSLFKGKDDVTNLDLRLKISKEEKNLGLFLVKHRQELTKAPGPEPLRPYQDFLMDSREANTNSKILELLKYQGEEQLLKEMQEWTVPTFPVSGHDLRKMGVSSGKEIGTALQQLREEWKKSGYHMDKEELLSCLKKL
- the TRNT1 gene encoding CCA tRNA nucleotidyltransferase 1, mitochondrial isoform X1: MWPELLVVPRRAGLRLLRRRHGGSGAMRLQAPQFQALFTPGLRSVAELFEKKNYELRIAGGAVRDLLSGVTPQDIDFATTATPAEMKEMFTAAGVRLINNKGEKHGTITARLHEQNFEITTLRIDVVTDGRHAEVEFTTDWHKDAERRDLTVNSMFLGLDGTLYDFFNGYEDLKSKKIRFVGKAAERIQEDYLRILRYFRFYGRIAEKPGDHEPNTLQAIRENAKGLAGISGERIWVELKKILLGNHVNHLVQLMYELDIAQYIGLPLDGNLEEFARVTKNIQNLSPKPMTALTSLFKGKDDVTNLDLRLKISKEEKNLGLFLVKHRQELTKAPGPEPLRPYQDFLMDSREANTNSKILELLKYQGEEQLLKEMQEWTVPTFPVSGHDLRKMGVSSGKEIGTALQQLREEWKKSGYHMDKEELLSCLKKL